One Bradyrhizobium zhanjiangense DNA segment encodes these proteins:
- a CDS encoding metal ABC transporter ATP-binding protein — MAQLAFHNVTLGYDRHPAVHHLNGEVAPGALVAVIGPNGAGKSTLLRGIVGILKPLDGSIHLGGRDSRDIAYLPQSAEIDRSFPISVFDFVGTGLWRGTGLFGGIGKAARQKILRAIAAVGLNGFENRPIGTLSGGQMQRVLFARVLLQDATLIVLDEPFNAIDSKTTADLLALVKEWHTEGRTVLAALHDMEMVRIHFSETLVLARGPVAWGPTAEVLTPENLMVAMRMCEAFDDSAAACAADYGRSQAA; from the coding sequence ATGGCACAGCTAGCCTTCCATAACGTCACGCTCGGCTATGACCGGCATCCGGCCGTGCATCATCTCAATGGCGAGGTCGCACCCGGTGCACTGGTCGCCGTGATTGGCCCGAACGGCGCCGGCAAATCGACGTTGCTGCGCGGCATCGTCGGCATCCTCAAGCCGCTCGACGGCAGCATACATCTCGGAGGCCGCGACAGCAGGGACATCGCCTACCTGCCGCAAAGCGCGGAGATCGACCGCAGCTTTCCGATCTCGGTGTTCGATTTCGTCGGCACCGGGCTGTGGCGCGGGACCGGCCTGTTCGGCGGCATAGGCAAGGCTGCGCGGCAAAAAATCCTGCGCGCGATCGCCGCCGTTGGTCTCAACGGGTTCGAGAACCGCCCGATCGGCACGCTCTCCGGCGGCCAGATGCAGCGCGTGCTGTTCGCGCGGGTGCTGCTCCAGGACGCGACCTTGATCGTGCTCGACGAGCCCTTCAACGCCATCGACAGCAAGACCACGGCCGATCTGCTCGCGCTGGTGAAGGAGTGGCACACCGAGGGCCGCACCGTGCTGGCCGCGTTGCATGACATGGAGATGGTGCGCATCCATTTCAGCGAGACGCTGGTGCTGGCGCGCGGCCCCGTGGCGTGGGGACCGACGGCCGAGGTGCTGACGCCGGAGAATTTGATGGTCGCGATGCGGATGTGCGAGGCCTTCGACGACAGTGCGGCGGCCTGCGCGGCCGACTACGGGCGTTCGCAGGCGGCGTGA
- a CDS encoding MATE family efflux transporter, which yields MTIDAPADAVPPLAPVASPIANLLTAPILPTLLRLAIPNMIAMVGSTLVAIAETSYIGRLGTIPLAAIALVFPFAMLTQMMSAGAMGGGVSSAISRALGAGDRDRAATLALHAAIIGLCGGLFFTVMMLIFGRSFFALLGGRERVLEEASGYSQVLFSGAVAIWLVNTLASVIRGTGDMRLPSMTLIGASLLQVALGGTLGLGLFGVKQFGMPGVASGQLIAFSCAAIFLLWYLLSGRSRLPLDFRAFHFERAMFVDILKVGAVACLSPLQTVLTILIFTKILATFGTEMLAGYGIGSRLEFLLIPITFAFGIASVPMVGMAIGAGHRKRARRVAWTAAAASGLTVGLIGLAIALDPSLWVALFTRDPGVTAAAYSYFHWAGPAFVFFGMGVSLYFSSQGAARVGGPVLASTVRLLIVAIGGVGLMTMQAPAWTLFALVGGAMVLFGLSTAVSVAFVHWGK from the coding sequence ATGACGATCGACGCCCCTGCAGACGCCGTCCCGCCGCTTGCGCCGGTCGCCTCCCCCATCGCCAACCTGCTGACGGCGCCGATTCTGCCGACATTGCTGCGGCTCGCGATCCCAAACATGATCGCGATGGTCGGCAGCACGCTGGTTGCGATCGCAGAGACGTCCTATATCGGTCGGCTCGGCACCATCCCGCTCGCCGCGATCGCGCTGGTGTTTCCGTTCGCGATGCTGACGCAGATGATGAGCGCGGGCGCGATGGGCGGCGGCGTCTCCTCCGCGATCAGCCGCGCGCTCGGCGCAGGAGATCGCGACCGCGCCGCGACGCTGGCGCTGCATGCCGCCATCATCGGCCTCTGCGGCGGCCTGTTCTTCACGGTGATGATGCTCATCTTCGGCCGCTCGTTCTTCGCGCTGCTCGGCGGCCGCGAGCGCGTGCTGGAGGAGGCCAGCGGCTACTCGCAGGTGCTGTTCTCCGGCGCGGTCGCGATCTGGCTCGTCAATACGCTGGCCTCGGTGATCCGCGGCACCGGCGACATGCGTCTGCCTTCGATGACGTTGATCGGGGCGAGCCTGCTCCAGGTCGCACTCGGCGGCACGCTGGGGCTTGGCCTGTTCGGCGTGAAGCAATTCGGCATGCCCGGCGTCGCGAGCGGCCAGCTGATCGCGTTCAGCTGTGCCGCGATCTTCTTGCTCTGGTACCTCTTGTCCGGCCGCAGCAGGCTGCCGCTCGACTTCCGCGCCTTCCATTTCGAGCGCGCGATGTTCGTGGACATTCTGAAAGTGGGCGCGGTGGCCTGCCTGTCGCCGCTCCAGACCGTGCTCACCATTCTGATCTTCACAAAAATCCTCGCGACCTTCGGCACCGAGATGCTGGCCGGCTACGGCATCGGCTCGCGGCTGGAATTCTTGCTGATCCCGATCACCTTCGCCTTCGGCATCGCATCGGTGCCGATGGTCGGCATGGCGATCGGCGCCGGACATCGGAAGCGCGCGCGGCGCGTGGCCTGGACCGCGGCCGCCGCCTCCGGACTCACGGTCGGCCTGATCGGCCTCGCGATCGCGCTCGATCCGTCGCTGTGGGTCGCGCTGTTCACGCGGGATCCGGGCGTTACCGCCGCCGCGTACAGCTATTTCCACTGGGCAGGTCCGGCCTTCGTGTTTTTCGGCATGGGCGTATCGTTGTACTTCTCCTCACAAGGCGCGGCGCGCGTCGGCGGGCCCGTGCTTGCCTCCACAGTGCGGCTCCTGATCGTCGCGATCGGCGGCGTCGGCCTCATGACGATGCAGGCGCCGGCCTGGACCTTGTTCGCTCTGGTCGGCGGCGCCATGGTCCTGTTCGGGCTCTCGACCGCCGTCTCGGTCGCCTTCGTGCACTGGGGCAAATGA
- a CDS encoding DUF2147 domain-containing protein, whose product MFRRFAIPFVVLAALLGATSAHAQSADGTWLTQAGDARVKISKCGGGICGHIVWLREPMDTATGQPATDTKNPNPALARRPMIGLPLFSGMQPSAPNKWSGQIYNADDGSTYASSISVTGADSLRVEGCVGALCGGETWTRAGR is encoded by the coding sequence ATGTTCAGAAGATTCGCGATTCCCTTCGTCGTCCTGGCTGCGCTGCTTGGCGCGACGAGCGCCCATGCGCAGAGCGCCGACGGGACCTGGCTCACCCAGGCAGGTGATGCGCGCGTGAAGATCAGCAAATGCGGCGGCGGCATCTGCGGCCACATCGTCTGGCTGCGCGAACCCATGGACACCGCGACCGGTCAGCCCGCGACCGACACCAAGAATCCCAATCCCGCGCTCGCCAGGCGTCCGATGATCGGCCTGCCATTGTTCAGCGGCATGCAGCCGTCAGCTCCGAACAAATGGTCGGGCCAGATCTACAATGCCGACGACGGCAGCACCTATGCGAGCAGTATCAGCGTGACGGGCGCGGATTCGCTGCGCGTCGAGGGCTGCGTCGGCGCCCTCTGCGGCGGCGAGACCTGGACGCGCGCGGGGCGATAG
- a CDS encoding superoxide dismutase: MTFTLPPLPYAYDALGQYMSKETLEYHHDKHHQAYVTNGNNALKGTEWEGKSLEEIVKGSFGKNPAVFNNAGQHYNHIHFWSWMKPNGGGTKLPGKLEKKINEDLGGFDKFKTDFQAAGVGQFGSGWCWLQVKNGKLEISKTPNGENPLVHGATPILGCDVWEHSYYIDYRNRRPDYLKAFVENLVNWEYVESLFEKA; the protein is encoded by the coding sequence ATGACCTTTACGCTGCCCCCTCTCCCTTACGCCTATGACGCCCTCGGCCAGTATATGTCGAAGGAGACGCTGGAATATCATCACGACAAGCATCATCAGGCCTACGTCACCAACGGCAACAACGCGCTCAAGGGGACCGAATGGGAAGGCAAATCCCTTGAAGAGATCGTCAAGGGCTCGTTCGGCAAGAACCCCGCGGTGTTCAACAATGCCGGCCAGCACTACAACCACATCCACTTCTGGAGCTGGATGAAGCCCAATGGCGGCGGCACCAAGCTGCCCGGCAAGCTCGAGAAGAAGATCAACGAGGACCTCGGCGGCTTCGATAAATTCAAGACCGACTTCCAGGCGGCCGGCGTCGGCCAGTTCGGCTCCGGCTGGTGCTGGCTCCAGGTCAAGAACGGCAAGCTCGAGATCTCCAAGACCCCGAACGGCGAGAATCCGCTGGTGCACGGCGCCACCCCGATCCTCGGCTGCGACGTCTGGGAGCACTCCTACTACATCGACTATCGCAACCGCCGTCCGGACTATCTCAAGGCGTTCGTCGAGAACCTCGTGAACTGGGAATACGTCGAGTCTCTGTTCGAGAAGGCGTAG
- a CDS encoding permease: MSEPSPKDPASAEDADSEPRPGRARKPIGWSTIIIAALVAVSAGLVWRRDGTDGVLDILTHDLSLFGGILPRVLAGCLLGAFISEILPHEKVSRSLGPKSGLMGLLIGTAFGAILPGGPFTAYPVASALLAVGADFGATIAMVVSWTLIGYGRAVAWEIPIMGTDFTLWRIVISLPLPVLAGALGRSVYVRLYPKPIPKGDET; this comes from the coding sequence TTGTCAGAACCTTCCCCGAAAGACCCGGCGTCTGCCGAGGACGCGGACTCCGAGCCGCGGCCGGGGCGTGCGCGCAAGCCGATCGGCTGGTCGACCATCATCATCGCGGCCCTGGTGGCGGTGAGCGCGGGTCTGGTCTGGCGGCGTGACGGCACCGATGGTGTTCTCGACATTCTCACCCACGACCTCTCGCTGTTCGGCGGTATCCTGCCGCGCGTGCTCGCCGGTTGCCTGCTTGGTGCGTTCATCTCGGAAATCCTGCCGCACGAAAAAGTCTCGCGCTCGCTCGGGCCGAAATCCGGCCTGATGGGGCTTCTGATCGGCACCGCCTTCGGCGCGATCCTGCCCGGCGGTCCCTTCACCGCCTATCCGGTGGCGAGCGCGCTGCTCGCGGTCGGTGCCGATTTCGGCGCCACCATCGCCATGGTCGTGAGCTGGACCCTGATCGGCTACGGCCGGGCGGTGGCCTGGGAAATCCCGATCATGGGCACCGATTTCACGCTGTGGCGGATCGTGATCTCGCTGCCGCTGCCGGTGCTCGCCGGCGCGCTCGGCCGCTCCGTCTATGTCCGGCTCTATCCGAAGCCGATCCCGAAGGGCGACGAGACGTGA
- a CDS encoding metal ABC transporter permease, with product MAYDALIGPFTEFEFMRRALAAVIALSLAGAPIGVFLMLRRMSLVGDAMAHAILPGAAIGFLLSGLNLFAMTAGGLIAGFAVAILAGVVARSTGLKEDASLATFYLASLALGVTIVSIKGTNIDLLHVLFGNILAMDDQTLLVVAFNATVTLLVLAVIYRPLVVESVDPLFLRTVSRAGGPAHLAFLALVVINLVNGFQALGTLLAVGLMILPAGIARFWSRDLTAMICIAVVAAAVSGYAGLVLSFQTRVPSGPAIILVATALYVASVLFGRVGGIVRQLFPGRHLEA from the coding sequence ATGGCCTATGATGCGCTGATCGGTCCGTTCACCGAATTCGAGTTCATGCGGCGGGCACTCGCCGCCGTGATCGCGCTGTCGCTGGCGGGCGCGCCGATCGGCGTGTTCCTGATGCTGCGGCGGATGAGTCTCGTCGGCGATGCCATGGCGCATGCGATCCTGCCGGGCGCCGCCATCGGCTTCCTGCTCTCCGGGCTCAACCTGTTCGCGATGACCGCCGGCGGCCTGATCGCCGGCTTTGCGGTCGCGATCCTCGCCGGTGTGGTCGCACGCTCGACCGGGCTGAAGGAGGACGCTTCGCTGGCCACCTTCTATCTGGCCTCGCTCGCGCTCGGCGTCACCATCGTTTCGATCAAGGGCACCAATATCGATCTGTTGCATGTGCTGTTCGGCAACATCCTCGCGATGGACGACCAGACGCTGCTGGTGGTGGCCTTCAACGCCACGGTGACGCTGCTCGTGCTCGCCGTGATCTACCGCCCGCTGGTGGTCGAGAGCGTCGATCCCTTGTTCCTGCGCACGGTGAGCCGCGCCGGGGGGCCTGCGCATCTCGCTTTCCTCGCGCTCGTCGTGATCAACCTCGTCAACGGCTTTCAGGCACTCGGCACGCTGCTTGCGGTCGGCCTCATGATCCTGCCGGCCGGCATTGCGCGGTTCTGGTCGCGCGATCTCACCGCCATGATCTGCATCGCGGTCGTCGCTGCCGCCGTCTCGGGCTATGCCGGCCTCGTGCTGTCGTTCCAGACCCGCGTGCCGTCGGGCCCTGCGATCATTCTCGTGGCGACGGCGCTCTACGTGGCTTCCGTCCTGTTCGGCCGCGTCGGCGGTATCGTCCGGCAATTGTTTCCCGGCCGGCATCTGGAAGCGTGA
- a CDS encoding metal ABC transporter solute-binding protein, Zn/Mn family: protein MRLILLCALLLIAPPLHATERLNVVASFSILADFVRNVGGSRINLTTLVGADSDVHVYTPAPSDAKRIADANLVIVNGLGLEGWLPRLVQSSGSKATVVTASTGITPLKLGSAADPHAWQSIPNAKVYVTDIANALAAAAPDDAEFFRAQAKAYLEKLETLDREVREAVAKIPLERRKVISTHDAFGYFSAEYGIQFIAPLGVSTETEPSARDIAAIIGQIKAQKIPAVFLENISDDRLIRRIAAETGAKVGGTLISDGLTGEKGPAPTYIDMVRHNIKALTSALDH from the coding sequence ATGCGGCTCATCCTGCTTTGTGCGCTGTTGCTGATCGCCCCGCCACTGCACGCCACAGAGCGGCTCAACGTGGTCGCGAGCTTCTCGATCCTCGCCGATTTCGTCCGCAATGTCGGTGGTAGCAGGATCAATCTGACCACGCTGGTCGGCGCCGACAGCGATGTCCACGTCTACACGCCTGCACCGAGCGATGCGAAGCGAATCGCGGATGCAAATCTCGTCATCGTCAACGGGCTCGGCCTCGAGGGGTGGCTGCCGCGGCTCGTGCAGTCCTCGGGCAGCAAGGCGACGGTCGTGACTGCGAGCACCGGTATCACGCCCCTGAAATTGGGTTCGGCCGCCGATCCCCACGCCTGGCAGTCCATCCCCAACGCCAAGGTCTATGTCACCGACATCGCCAATGCACTCGCCGCGGCCGCCCCGGATGACGCGGAGTTCTTCCGCGCCCAGGCCAAAGCCTATTTGGAAAAGCTCGAAACCCTGGACCGCGAGGTCCGCGAGGCCGTGGCCAAGATCCCACTGGAGCGGCGCAAGGTGATCTCCACCCACGACGCCTTCGGCTATTTTTCCGCCGAATACGGTATCCAGTTCATCGCCCCCTTGGGTGTCTCCACGGAGACCGAACCCAGCGCGCGCGACATCGCCGCGATCATCGGCCAGATCAAGGCCCAGAAAATCCCGGCCGTGTTCCTGGAAAATATCAGCGACGACCGGCTGATCCGGCGGATCGCGGCCGAGACCGGGGCAAAGGTCGGCGGGACCTTGATTTCCGACGGTTTGACCGGCGAAAAGGGGCCTGCACCCACTTACATTGACATGGTCAGGCACAATATAAAGGCCCTGACCAGCGCGCTTGACCACTAG
- a CDS encoding GNAT family N-acetyltransferase produces the protein MSIEIDILNGDASWPIAEPLHQAIWGPHMVADKPWAHVKWDNAHLRVLLDTPDDGLVCHVGVYFRTVTWNGQKVHVGGIGGVCTREDRRGRGYATMAIDAAVHTMRANEAVRFALLFCEPHNFAFYEARRWQPFKGEVYCEQPEGRIRFDYMAPYVFDIVRAPTLGTIDLCGLPW, from the coding sequence ATGAGCATCGAGATCGACATTTTGAACGGCGACGCCTCGTGGCCGATCGCAGAGCCGCTGCACCAGGCAATCTGGGGCCCACACATGGTTGCGGATAAGCCTTGGGCTCACGTCAAATGGGATAACGCTCATCTTCGCGTGCTGCTCGACACGCCCGACGACGGCCTCGTCTGCCATGTCGGCGTCTACTTCCGGACCGTCACCTGGAACGGACAGAAGGTCCATGTCGGCGGCATCGGAGGCGTCTGTACCCGCGAGGACCGGCGCGGTCGCGGCTATGCAACCATGGCGATCGACGCGGCGGTGCACACTATGCGCGCCAACGAGGCGGTGCGCTTCGCGCTGTTGTTCTGCGAGCCGCACAATTTCGCGTTCTACGAGGCGCGCCGATGGCAGCCCTTCAAGGGCGAGGTCTATTGCGAGCAGCCGGAGGGACGAATCCGCTTCGACTACATGGCACCCTACGTCTTCGACATCGTCCGGGCGCCGACGCTAGGCACCATCGACCTATGCGGCCTGCCCTGGTGA
- a CDS encoding DUF3095 domain-containing protein: protein MTSGESFYSGIPVFRGFTSLMDPVLYAPLPDDWSVGVADIVDSTKAIAAQRYKAVNMAGAAVIAAVTNALEGREFPFVFGGDGASFAVAPHDLELARDALAATATWVREDLDLKMRVALVPVSAIRAQGLDVRVARFGPSANLSYAMFSGGGLAWADAAMKRGEFAVTEAPDGTQPDLSGLSCRFEVMPASRGLILSVLVMPARGADPLAFRKVIEDIIHLVERSPDGGRPVPAQGPPLKWPPQGLDYEARSRRGGPLLARRAAVLAYTLFAYLIMRFDIKVGGFVPNVYKRQVVENSDFRKYDDGLRMILDCTNELERALSDRLAAAAREGIVRYGLYQQDAAMMTCFTPSALRSDHVHFIDGARGGYASAATALKAMTT, encoded by the coding sequence ATGACATCAGGCGAATCCTTCTACAGCGGCATTCCGGTCTTCCGTGGTTTCACCAGCCTGATGGACCCGGTGCTGTATGCGCCGCTGCCGGACGACTGGAGCGTCGGCGTTGCCGACATCGTCGATTCGACCAAGGCTATCGCGGCGCAGCGCTACAAGGCGGTGAACATGGCCGGCGCCGCCGTGATCGCGGCGGTGACCAACGCGTTGGAGGGGCGCGAATTCCCCTTCGTGTTCGGCGGCGACGGTGCCAGCTTTGCGGTCGCGCCTCACGATCTCGAACTGGCCCGCGACGCGCTGGCGGCGACCGCGACCTGGGTGCGTGAGGATCTTGATCTGAAGATGCGCGTCGCCCTGGTGCCGGTCAGCGCCATCCGTGCGCAGGGCCTCGACGTACGCGTCGCACGCTTCGGTCCGTCGGCGAACCTGTCCTATGCGATGTTCTCCGGCGGCGGCCTCGCCTGGGCCGACGCCGCGATGAAGCGCGGCGAGTTCGCGGTGACCGAGGCGCCGGACGGCACGCAGCCCGATCTCTCCGGCCTGTCCTGCCGCTTCGAGGTGATGCCGGCGTCACGCGGATTGATCCTGTCGGTGCTGGTGATGCCGGCGCGTGGCGCTGACCCGCTGGCTTTCCGCAAGGTGATCGAGGACATCATCCATCTCGTCGAGCGCAGTCCGGATGGCGGCCGCCCGGTGCCGGCGCAGGGGCCGCCGCTGAAATGGCCGCCGCAGGGGCTGGATTATGAAGCCCGCAGCAGGCGCGGCGGCCCGCTGCTTGCCCGCCGGGCCGCCGTCCTGGCCTACACGTTGTTCGCCTATCTGATCATGCGCTTCGACATCAAGGTCGGCGGCTTCGTGCCAAACGTCTACAAGCGTCAGGTGGTCGAGAACTCGGACTTCAGGAAATATGACGACGGATTGCGCATGATCCTCGACTGTACGAACGAGCTCGAACGCGCGCTGAGCGATCGTCTCGCTGCGGCCGCGCGCGAGGGCATCGTGCGCTACGGCCTCTATCAGCAGGACGCTGCGATGATGACCTGCTTCACGCCCTCGGCGCTGCGCAGCGACCACGTCCATTTCATCGACGGCGCGCGGGGCGGCTATGCCTCGGCTGCGACGGCGTTGAAGGCAATGACGACGTGA
- a CDS encoding SDR family NAD(P)-dependent oxidoreductase — MHNVLVTGGSRGIGLAIARRLAGAGFNVIAAARRESEELKAAIAASEGRLHFRACDLAVIDAIPAFAKLVRDEFGPIYGLVNNAGLGTEGLLATMHNSEIEALVQLNVLSPIILTKYVARQMMADGAGRIINISSIIATTGYNGLSVYGATKAAATGFTRSLAREVGKLGITVNAIAPGFIDTELTHNLSDEGRKRIAGRSALRRLPETEDVARMVEYLLGEGGRNVTGTVFTIDAGNTA; from the coding sequence ATGCATAATGTTCTCGTCACCGGCGGCAGCCGCGGCATTGGCCTTGCGATCGCAAGGCGCCTCGCCGGCGCTGGCTTCAACGTGATTGCCGCCGCACGGCGCGAGAGCGAGGAGCTCAAGGCCGCAATCGCCGCGTCTGAGGGACGCCTGCATTTCCGCGCCTGCGATCTCGCCGTGATCGACGCGATCCCCGCTTTCGCAAAGCTCGTCCGCGACGAATTCGGCCCGATCTACGGCCTCGTCAACAATGCCGGCCTCGGCACCGAAGGCCTGCTCGCCACCATGCACAATTCCGAGATCGAGGCGCTGGTGCAGCTCAACGTGCTGTCGCCGATCATCCTCACCAAATATGTCGCGCGGCAGATGATGGCCGATGGCGCCGGCCGCATCATCAACATCTCCTCGATCATCGCGACCACCGGCTATAATGGCCTCTCCGTCTACGGCGCCACCAAGGCGGCCGCGACCGGCTTCACCCGCTCGCTGGCGCGCGAGGTCGGCAAGCTCGGTATCACCGTGAATGCGATCGCGCCGGGATTCATCGACACCGAGCTGACGCACAATCTCTCCGACGAGGGACGCAAACGCATCGCCGGCCGCAGCGCACTGCGCCGCCTGCCGGAGACAGAGGACGTCGCGCGCATGGTGGAATATCTGCTCGGTGAGGGCGGCCGCAACGTCACCGGCACCGTCTTCACGATCGACGCGGGGAATACGGCGTAG